One Polynucleobacter sp. SHI8 genomic window, AAATCGGCTTCAGGAAAAATTATTATTACGGCGGCTATTGCAGTCTCTCAAGGTTATATGTTTTATACAGCCAATACAAGTTGCATTAATCACGATAGTGATCATGACAGGTTAGAGCGAATCTCTGATAGAGAATTTCAGGTACTTAAGCTATTAGGTAAAGGGTTTAGTAATTCCGAAATTTCTGAGCAGTTACATATTAGTAATAAAACTGTTGCCACATACAAAAGCCGCCTTTACGTCAAACTAGCAGTCAATAATATTGCTGATTTAATCAGCTTTTGTAAACAAAATAAAGTATGTGATTAAGGAATCATATCGTTGATTAATCAAACCAGGCTTAATTCCTTTCTTCTATTATTTACCATTTTTTTGGGTGGACTACTTGTTTATATCATCCCTGAAAATAGGTTTTATTTACTGAAACCGCCTTTGTGGGTTTCATTATTCTTTGGTCTTTTTTCTTTACTATTAACTATTTTTATTTTTTTTAGCATTCAATTTTTAAAGAAACCTCAATTATTGCCAAACACCAAAAATCAATTGTTTTCAGCTCTTGAAATGCATCATTATTCTAATAAGATAAGTTCCAAAAAATCAGATTTTATTGCCACAATTAGTCATGAAATCCGAAATCCTCTCCAAGCAATTATAGGAACACACGAATTATTAATAAAGGATGAGAATATTAGCTATGAAAGTAAAGTTCTCATAAAAGGGGCTTACAACACCTCTAAGTCTTTGTTGAACATGCTGAACCAAGTATTAGACTTAAGTAAAATTGAGTCTGGGAAAATTGAGCTTACACAAGAACCTACTTGTTTAATAGATCTATTAAATGATTTAATACAATCCTTTCAAGGCCTATGTGATAAAAGCTCCAACACGCTTAAAGTTCATCTAGATCAGATGATTGCCCCTAGCCTTCTAATCAATAGCACAAGCCTTAAACAGGTACTTGGTAATTTAATGTCAAATGCCATTAAATTTACTAATCATGGAACTATTTTTCTTTCGGTCAATGTCATGAATGATACCCATGCAGAACAACTGATACAGTTTCAAGTCATAGATACTGGTTGTGGTATTCCAGAATATGATATTGATCGTATTTTTCATCCTTATGAAAGATCTCAAATTAATCATGTTCATGAAATTCCTGGCACCGGTTTAGGTCTTTCAATTACATCATCTCTTCTTCGATCAATGCAGAGCAACCTTCATTTGGAGAGTAAACCTAATTTAGGTACTTCCGCTTCATTTCGATTACGCCTCAAAAAGATTTCATATTCACGAATACAAAAATCATTTTTTAGGAAAATCCGCTCTTATTGTGGATGACTACCCAGCCTGTAGGGAAGTTATTAGTCAGCAATTAAATTATTTGGGCTTTAATTGCATACAAGCTGATCAAGCGCATGATGGTCTTTTGGCATTAGAAAATCATCACATTGATCTAGTCGTTACAGATGAGTTTATGCCGAACATGAATGGTCGACAATTTGCATCCATGATCAGTAAATACCATCCCAAAATAAAGATTATGATTTTGACCGGAGATTCTCAATTTATAACAAAGTTAAGTGGCGAAGAAATTGCTTTAATAAGTACTTTTATGATTAAACCAGTTGAACTCAAGGAGTTATTTGAAGCATTAAAAATCATTTTTCTTCAACATGATTTGCACTGGGACTTCAACCATCTCCTTGAGTTTACGAATCAAAATTTAATGGCTTCATATGCGCTTTTAGAATCAGTACTCATTACTCAAAAAGAACTCACCAAAGAAATTCAATTGCATTTAAATCAAGTAAATTTAGCATCACTAAAGCCTCTTTGTCATAAAGTTTTAGGAGGTGCAAAATTAATCAATGCAAAGTACTTAATACTTCATTGTCAGAAAATTGAACGCTCAGAAGAAAATATTCAACAGGCACTTATACACTCTTTATATCAAGAATTAATTCGTCTTAATTATCAAATACAGGAATATCTGGAGGAAAATCATTCAGATATGATTTAATGATGCATAATAAATTTATCCACAAGGAGACAACATGTCAAAAAAAATAATGCTAATTACTGGGGGTAGTAGGGGAATCGGCGCAGAAATTGCAAAGCTTGCAGCCATTGAAAATTATCATGTAGTCGTTAACTATACGCATAGTAAAGATACTGCAAATGCCCTCGTTACCACCATCCATAACCAAGGTGGCTCAGCCGTGGCAATTCAAGCAGATTGCTCTAAGGAGTCTGAAATTGAACGTCTTTTTAAAGAGCTTGATCAAATTGGAACGATTGATTGTTTGATTGCCAATGCTGGAATTATTGGTGGTCAAAACCCTATTTCTCAAACAACAGAAAAGCAATTAAAAGAGTTATTTGACATTAATGTTATTGGCTTAATTATTTGCGTACGTGAAGCAGTAAAAAGAATGTCCACTGATCTTGGTGGACAAGGAGGAAAAATTGTTTTAATGTCCTCAGTTGCTGCAAGAACAGGTGGCATTGCCCAAGAAATCCACTATGCTTCCTCAAAGGCGGCGGTCGATGGTTTTTGTTTAGGACTAGCTAAAGAAGTCGGTAACGTTGGCATTCGTGTCAATGCGGTCAGACCTGGTTTAATCGGCACCTCAATCCATGATCTTCATGGAGGCATGGAAGTGATTCAAAAATGGGCTGCAGGTGTTCCATTGGGTAGAGTTGGCTTACCTGAAGAGGTTGCACAAACAGTTATCTGGTTATGCTCAGACGCATCAAGCTATGTTCATGGCGCCCTAATTGATGTCTCTGGGGGCCGTTAATAACTTCCAGGATAAAGGATGCTTCGATTAACTTGTCGAACATCCTTTAAGCCACAAAATGCCATTGTTAAGTCTAACTCTTTGGCAATAATTTCAAG contains:
- a CDS encoding response regulator transcription factor, which codes for MLTKVLLVDDHPTMLLALRTLFSQQVPFDILGLAHDGESCLTLTKNLEPQMIVLDLDLPNTDGFDLICKLKKMNPLIKILILSSHEEKVYGNRVRSLGAQGFVNKSASGKIIITAAIAVSQGYMFYTANTSCINHDSDHDRLERISDREFQVLKLLGKGFSNSEISEQLHISNKTVATYKSRLYVKLAVNNIADLISFCKQNKVCD
- a CDS encoding ATP-binding protein — translated: MINQTRLNSFLLLFTIFLGGLLVYIIPENRFYLLKPPLWVSLFFGLFSLLLTIFIFFSIQFLKKPQLLPNTKNQLFSALEMHHYSNKISSKKSDFIATISHEIRNPLQAIIGTHELLIKDENISYESKVLIKGAYNTSKSLLNMLNQVLDLSKIESGKIELTQEPTCLIDLLNDLIQSFQGLCDKSSNTLKVHLDQMIAPSLLINSTSLKQVLGNLMSNAIKFTNHGTIFLSVNVMNDTHAEQLIQFQVIDTGCGIPEYDIDRIFHPYERSQINHVHEIPGTGLGLSITSSLLRSMQSNLHLESKPNLGTSASFRLRLKKISYSRIQKSFFRKIRSYCG
- a CDS encoding SDR family oxidoreductase yields the protein MSKKIMLITGGSRGIGAEIAKLAAIENYHVVVNYTHSKDTANALVTTIHNQGGSAVAIQADCSKESEIERLFKELDQIGTIDCLIANAGIIGGQNPISQTTEKQLKELFDINVIGLIICVREAVKRMSTDLGGQGGKIVLMSSVAARTGGIAQEIHYASSKAAVDGFCLGLAKEVGNVGIRVNAVRPGLIGTSIHDLHGGMEVIQKWAAGVPLGRVGLPEEVAQTVIWLCSDASSYVHGALIDVSGGR
- a CDS encoding response regulator, with translation MDDYPACREVISQQLNYLGFNCIQADQAHDGLLALENHHIDLVVTDEFMPNMNGRQFASMISKYHPKIKIMILTGDSQFITKLSGEEIALISTFMIKPVELKELFEALKIIFLQHDLHWDFNHLLEFTNQNLMASYALLESVLITQKELTKEIQLHLNQVNLASLKPLCHKVLGGAKLINAKYLILHCQKIERSEENIQQALIHSLYQELIRLNYQIQEYLEENHSDMI